In Pelmatolapia mariae isolate MD_Pm_ZW linkage group LG8, Pm_UMD_F_2, whole genome shotgun sequence, one genomic interval encodes:
- the LOC134633570 gene encoding hydroxycarboxylic acid receptor 2-like, with product MTSEPNFTTALNLTTPTADGGCPPVGIGLEGKIMPPVLIIDVILGLLGNLVALWIFCFKLKAWNPNSLFLFNLVIADFLALVSLPLRIDALLRSHWVFGDGMCRINLFLMFSNRSASIALMTVVAIYRYFKVVHPHHRFNRMTKRQAVFVSLFVWLLVITPRVPMLAYNHIKGSGNTTQCFFFTSYKEASRAIIILVAMHRILTVLEFIFPMAMLLFCSIRISSFLKERRMGKPDKVRKAMRVCIAIVAVFMVCFLPTTVTTIGVWLTRSYRPWDCTSFYIFTQLSIVSLGLNFLNSALDPIIYVFSSSMFRKALVGALPRALRCGQEAEDNKTSSSGTQSTTQEEMKPMRTDRGSEAK from the exons ATGACCTCAGAGCCAAACTTCACCACCGCCTTAAACCTCACCACCCCCACTGCCGATGGTGGCTGCCCACCTGTCGGTATTGGGCTGGAAGGTAAGATCATGCCACCCGTCCTCATCATCGATGTCATTCTGGGGCTGCTGGGAAACCTGGTCGCTCTGTGGATCTTCTGCTTCAAACTGAAGGCGTGGAACCCCAACAGCCTCTTCCTCTTCAACCTGGTTATCGCAGACTTCCTCGCTCTAGTGAGTCTACCTCTGAGGATCGACGCCTTGCTCAGGAGTCACTGGGTGTTTGGAGACGGCATGTGCCGGATCAACCTCTTCCTGATGTTTTCCAACCGTTCGGCGAGCATCGCACTCATGACCGTGGTGGCAATTTATCGCTACTTTAAG GTGGTCCATCCTCACCACCGCTTCAACCGCATGACCAAGCGACAGGCGGTGTTTGTGTCGCTGTTTGTCTGGCTGCTGGTCATCACGCCCCGGGTTCCTATGCTGGCTTACAACCACATCAAGGGCAGCGGCAACACAACCCAGTGCTTCTTTTTCACGTCTTACAAAGAGGCGTCGCGAGCCATCATCATCCTGGTGGCCATGCATCGCATCCTCACCGTGCTGGAGTTCATCTTCCCGATGGCCATGCTGCTGTTCTGCTCCATCCGGATCTCCAGCTTCCTGAAGGAACGACGTATGGGCAAACCCGACAAGGTGCGCAAGGCGATGCGAGTGTGCATCGCCATCGTTGCAGTATTCATGGTATGCTTTCTGCCCACCACGGTGACAACCATCGGAGTGTGGCTCACCCGCTCGTACCGCCCGTGGGACTGCACCAGCTTCTACATATTCACCCAGCTCAGCATCGTGTCTCTGGGATTGAACTTCCTGAACTCGGCCCTGGACCCAATCATCTACGTCTTCTCCAGCTCCATGTTCAGGAAGGCCCTGGTGGGTGCGCTGCCCCGTGCACTGCGCTGTGGGCAGGAAGCCGAGGACAACAAGACGTCTTCTTCGGGAACTCAGTCAACCACCCAGGAGGAGATGAAACCCATGAGGACTGATAGAGGAAGCGAGGCGAAATAG